Proteins from a single region of Argopecten irradians isolate NY chromosome 7, Ai_NY, whole genome shotgun sequence:
- the LOC138328388 gene encoding cytochrome P450 3A24-like isoform X2: protein MSWEYNVFKKMGVDGPKPTLVLGNMGAFMTDGIVKAERDLYFKYGKIFGTFETKYPNLFIGDPKLLKIILVKDFNNFVNRRDFDQMDDPLRESLLTLKDDHWRFVRNIITPTFSGKKLRDMCPLIRQAGDILLENLEEKAAKGEETSLKDTLGAFTMDVIARTSFGLEINSQKDPNDPFVKHVKTFSDSKIIAFLLIIYLFFPFLNWLPRLIQSAGINMTKEATNFFISVTEKALKDRRDNPGKHADFLELMAHAQAANEECSKPDSSTPDPLTARKKLTDKEIRSQALLFFMAGYETSSSTLTFTFYHLAIHTDICDRVLQELDDNLGNEAPDYENIKKLSYMEMVIEETLRVFPAASRIDRIASRDVVIANVKIPKGMPVSMPVGAIMMDPEYWPEPEKFDPERFTPEAKAERDPFTYLPFGAGPRNCIGTRMAMLQIKMCMAQVLQSFRPVRTDRTDCPPKLSKITNSVGDEGLWIKFEKRS, encoded by the exons ATGTCATGGGAATATAATGTGTTTAAGAAGATGGGCGTGGATGGCCCAAAACCTACTCTTGTACTTGGAAATATGGGCGCTTTTATGACAGAC GGCATTGTCAAGGCGGAGAGGGACCTGTACTTTAAATATGGCAAAATATTTGG GACGTTTGAAACGAAGTACCCCAACCTGTTTATTGGAGATCCAAAGTTGCTGAAAATCATTTTAGTAAAAGATTTCAACAATTTTGTTAACAGAAGG GATTTTGACCAAATGGATGACCCACTTAGAGAGTCACTTTTAACACTCAAGGATGACCACTGGAGATTTGTTAGAAATATCATCACGCCAACCTTTAGTGGAAAGAAATTGCGAGAC ATGTGCCCTCTCATACGACAAGCTGGTGACATATTACTTGAGAATTTGGAAGAAAAAGCAGCTAAAGGCGAGGAAACTAGTTTAAAAGA TACGCTTGGTGCCTTTACTATGGATGTCATTGCACGAACTTCTTTCGGGTTGGAAATCAATTCCCAGAAAGACCCAAACGATCCatttgtaaaacatgtaaagacattttcggatTCCAAGATTATAGCATTTCTTCTCATCATTTATC TATTCTTTCCTTTTTTGAACTGGCTACCTCGCCTTATACAGTCTGCGGGCATAAACATGACCAAAGAGGCAACAAATTTCTTCATAAGTGTTACTGAAAAAGCTTTGAAGGACAGACGAGATAATCCAGGG AAACATGCTGATTTCCTAGAACTCATGGCGCATGCTCAAGCAGCCAATGAGGAGTGTTCTAAACCTGACAGCTCTACACCAGATCCATTGACAGCAAGAAAGA AACTTACGGACAAAGAGATCAGGTCCCAGGCACTTCTGTTTTTCATGGCTGGATATGAAACATCATCAAGTACATTGACCTTCACCTTTTATCACTTAGCCATTCATACAGACATCTGTGATAGAGTCCTACAGGAGCTCGACGATAATCTGGGAAAT GAAGCCCCTGATTACGAAAACATCAAAAAGCTTTCATATATGGAAATGGTTATTGAAGAAACGTTGAGAGTCTTCCCTGCAGCATCAAG AATCGACCGTATTGCCAGTCGAGATGTTGTCATTGCTAACGTTAAGATTCCAAAAGGCATGCCAGTATCGATGCCTGTAGGAGCTATAATGATGGATCCGGAATACTGGCCGGAACCTGAGAAGTTTGACCCAGAGAG ATTCACACCCGAGGCCAAGGCTGAGAGGGACCCGTTCACATATCTGCCGTTTGGAGCCGGGCCCCGGAACTGTATAGGTACCCGAATGGCTATGTTGCAGATAAAGATGTGTATGGCACAGGTTCTACAGTCTTTCAGGCCAGTTCGTACTGACAGAACAGAT tgCCCACCAAAGCTTAGTAAGATAACGAATTCCGTTGGTGACGAAGGTCTGTGGATCAAGTTTGAAAAGAGGTCATGA
- the LOC138328388 gene encoding cytochrome P450 3A24-like isoform X1, translating to MLVLGLVDIPWWAQLLILFVSSIVAYVVYMSWEYNVFKKMGVDGPKPTLVLGNMGAFMTDGIVKAERDLYFKYGKIFGTFETKYPNLFIGDPKLLKIILVKDFNNFVNRRDFDQMDDPLRESLLTLKDDHWRFVRNIITPTFSGKKLRDMCPLIRQAGDILLENLEEKAAKGEETSLKDTLGAFTMDVIARTSFGLEINSQKDPNDPFVKHVKTFSDSKIIAFLLIIYLFFPFLNWLPRLIQSAGINMTKEATNFFISVTEKALKDRRDNPGKHADFLELMAHAQAANEECSKPDSSTPDPLTARKKLTDKEIRSQALLFFMAGYETSSSTLTFTFYHLAIHTDICDRVLQELDDNLGNEAPDYENIKKLSYMEMVIEETLRVFPAASRIDRIASRDVVIANVKIPKGMPVSMPVGAIMMDPEYWPEPEKFDPERFTPEAKAERDPFTYLPFGAGPRNCIGTRMAMLQIKMCMAQVLQSFRPVRTDRTDCPPKLSKITNSVGDEGLWIKFEKRS from the exons ATGCTGGTGCTTGGATTAGTTGATATCCCCTGGTGGGCCCAATTACTCATTCTGTTTGTATCATCGATAGTAGCTTACGTAGT GTACATGTCATGGGAATATAATGTGTTTAAGAAGATGGGCGTGGATGGCCCAAAACCTACTCTTGTACTTGGAAATATGGGCGCTTTTATGACAGAC GGCATTGTCAAGGCGGAGAGGGACCTGTACTTTAAATATGGCAAAATATTTGG GACGTTTGAAACGAAGTACCCCAACCTGTTTATTGGAGATCCAAAGTTGCTGAAAATCATTTTAGTAAAAGATTTCAACAATTTTGTTAACAGAAGG GATTTTGACCAAATGGATGACCCACTTAGAGAGTCACTTTTAACACTCAAGGATGACCACTGGAGATTTGTTAGAAATATCATCACGCCAACCTTTAGTGGAAAGAAATTGCGAGAC ATGTGCCCTCTCATACGACAAGCTGGTGACATATTACTTGAGAATTTGGAAGAAAAAGCAGCTAAAGGCGAGGAAACTAGTTTAAAAGA TACGCTTGGTGCCTTTACTATGGATGTCATTGCACGAACTTCTTTCGGGTTGGAAATCAATTCCCAGAAAGACCCAAACGATCCatttgtaaaacatgtaaagacattttcggatTCCAAGATTATAGCATTTCTTCTCATCATTTATC TATTCTTTCCTTTTTTGAACTGGCTACCTCGCCTTATACAGTCTGCGGGCATAAACATGACCAAAGAGGCAACAAATTTCTTCATAAGTGTTACTGAAAAAGCTTTGAAGGACAGACGAGATAATCCAGGG AAACATGCTGATTTCCTAGAACTCATGGCGCATGCTCAAGCAGCCAATGAGGAGTGTTCTAAACCTGACAGCTCTACACCAGATCCATTGACAGCAAGAAAGA AACTTACGGACAAAGAGATCAGGTCCCAGGCACTTCTGTTTTTCATGGCTGGATATGAAACATCATCAAGTACATTGACCTTCACCTTTTATCACTTAGCCATTCATACAGACATCTGTGATAGAGTCCTACAGGAGCTCGACGATAATCTGGGAAAT GAAGCCCCTGATTACGAAAACATCAAAAAGCTTTCATATATGGAAATGGTTATTGAAGAAACGTTGAGAGTCTTCCCTGCAGCATCAAG AATCGACCGTATTGCCAGTCGAGATGTTGTCATTGCTAACGTTAAGATTCCAAAAGGCATGCCAGTATCGATGCCTGTAGGAGCTATAATGATGGATCCGGAATACTGGCCGGAACCTGAGAAGTTTGACCCAGAGAG ATTCACACCCGAGGCCAAGGCTGAGAGGGACCCGTTCACATATCTGCCGTTTGGAGCCGGGCCCCGGAACTGTATAGGTACCCGAATGGCTATGTTGCAGATAAAGATGTGTATGGCACAGGTTCTACAGTCTTTCAGGCCAGTTCGTACTGACAGAACAGAT tgCCCACCAAAGCTTAGTAAGATAACGAATTCCGTTGGTGACGAAGGTCTGTGGATCAAGTTTGAAAAGAGGTCATGA
- the LOC138328393 gene encoding probable protein phosphatase 2C T23F11.1: MGQTLSEPVTTKETSRCQNQFLKVGSSCMQGWRINMEDAHTHLLSLPGDKDAQFFGVFDGHGGAKIAQYAGINLHKKIVSHPAYSQGNVPEAIRQGFLGLDDEMIKDEAMKDELAGTTAVITIFKGNTIYCGNVGDSRAVVSIKGTAEQLSHDHKPGNESETKRIISAGGWVEFNRVNGNLALSRALGDFVFKKNEKKGPEEQIVTAYPDVIENRITPDHEFIVLACDGIWDVLTSQEVVDFVRSRIAQGMEPDIICEELMTRCLAPDCQMGGLGCDNMTVVLVCFLFGQSYDDLIKKCAKPGARGASTAHLTSYQASYNRVDLK; this comes from the exons ATGGGTCAGACTCTGTCTGAACCTGTTACTACTAAAGAAACGTCCAGATGTCAGAACCAGTTCCTCAAGGTTGGTTCATCATGCATGCAGGGATGGAGAATAA ACATGGAAGATGCACACACCCATCTACTGTCTCTGCCAGGGGACAAGGATGCTCAGTTCTTTGGTGTTTTTGATGGACATGGCG GTGCCAAAATAGCTCAATATGCAGGGATCAATCTTCATAAGAAAATAGTCTCACATCCAGCATACT CTCAGGGAAATGTGCCTGAAGCGATTAGACAGGGCTTTCTAGGACTGGATGATGAAATGATTAAAG aTGAGGCCATGAAAGATGAATTAGCAGGAACTACAGCTGTGATAACAATATTCAAAGGCAATACCATTTACTGt GGTAATGTTGGAGACTCAAGAGCTGTAGTTAGCATAAAAGGAACGGCAGAACAACTGTCACATGACCACAAACCAGGCAATGAATCCGAAACAAAGAGGATCATTTCTGCTGGAGGCTGGGTAGAATTTAACAGGGTGAATG GTAATTTAGCACTCTCAAGGGCATTAGGTGACTTTGTGTTTAAGAAAAATGAGAAGAAGGGTCCAGAAGAACAAATAGTAACAG CGTATCCTGATGTTATTGAGAACCGCATCACACCAGATCATGAATTCATTGTGCTAGCTTGTGATGGTATCTGGGACGTTCTAACTAGTCAGGAAGTCGTGGATTTTGTTCGATCGCGGATAGCACAAGGAATGGAACCAGACATT ATTTGTGAAGAATTGATGACAAGATGTTTAGCACCTGACTGTCAAATGGGAGGACTCGGGTGTGATAATATGACTGTTGTATTGGTTTGTTTCCTGTTCGGTCAGAGTTACGATGACTTGATTAAAAAATGTGCCAAGCCTGGTGCCAGAGGGGCTTCCACAGCACATCTTACTAGTTACCAGGCTAGCTACAATCGTGTGGATCTTAAATGA